A segment of the Parasynechococcus marenigrum WH 8102 genome:
CCATGGCGCTGAGGTCAGTGGAATAACCGTAATGAGCAAAGTCTTCTGCATAGATCAAGCGTATCAGCGATGCTTCTTCTGGATTGATTTCATCCCGATATGTTCCGGTTGAGCCTGTTGGCCGTGGGTTGCGCGTTAACAATTTGATCGAATTTTTTTCCAGAAAGAGTTTCAGGCTCTTGATGTCTTCTATCCTGCCAATATAGGATGGGGTGATGTCCTTTGAGTGTAGAGTAAAGACTTGAGGGCGGTAGTGGATGTCGAATTGGCTTGGATTGATTTTGGTTGAGGATAAGGCTTTTAAAAATTCGAGAAAGGTTGGCTTTGCGTGGGCGTTGAAACCAAATGCTCGTGCGAACGGGAGCCAGACATTCCCAGTGGTTTCTTTGCCCCAGCCAATTTTATTTTTATAGCAAGAAATAGCACGACTGTAGGGATTGCGAGTTATCGTGATGATCTCGTGGTTGGAGTCGTTGGGATATTCGCAGATCTCTTCGATGGCGCGATGAACATTGCCTGTACATCCTCCTAGTAGTGAGTTTTTAATGGTTGAGCATGCCGCTTTTGGGTTGGAGATGTAGGTAATCGATTTATCGGGATGATGCAAAATATTTTTTAGA
Coding sequences within it:
- a CDS encoding sulfotransferase family 2 domain-containing protein; its protein translation is MHHPDKSITYISNPKAACSTIKNSLLGGCTGNVHRAIEEICEYPNDSNHEIITITRNPYSRAISCYKNKIGWGKETTGNVWLPFARAFGFNAHAKPTFLEFLKALSSTKINPSQFDIHYRPQVFTLHSKDITPSYIGRIEDIKSLKLFLEKNSIKLLTRNPRPTGSTGTYRDEINPEEASLIRLIYAEDFAHYGYSTDLSAMADPAPIRQKPWISERYQLRFRLANLGLTNRDLKRIAARHKKSGNLMASLILKQHLLTMRPNSNKLRASISQLEERIRAQQNKNKDD